The Scatophagus argus isolate fScaArg1 chromosome 20, fScaArg1.pri, whole genome shotgun sequence genome window below encodes:
- the LOC124051664 gene encoding prisilkin-39-like isoform X1, giving the protein MSRAMMGRLCEMALISLLIVFLLSTDSTWAKKGTGKKTSSFSNKGSTNSKPSSSKPQSPNRNTNPYPSGGSYPYPGTGNSNPGGYPRQNPGGYPNQNPGRASPGGYPNQNPAGGYPAAGGYPNQNPAGGYPAAGGYPNQNPGRGNYPNQYPPAGGYPAAGGHPNQYPGRAGTNQGGYPNQYPGAGGYPAGGGHPQQYPAAGGYPAGGYPNQRSPYQYPAAGGYPVRGGSTGQGWGQPGAYPGGYPGGAVGGYPNWNPNNKILSPGYGGGGYGYGGYGHGMGGSAFSRSVQSMGYKPKSSGFAKKAMVAAGVGAVAGMAVGYGLGRFPRPHFSFRSPQEEYYYNNYMYHRYGTQSTDNKDFGRDYVYQPPPRAESFENFMGRCMNSTNLLKDQGSSSTTPKSQDGGDEEDDTVSIEEIGYPALIEQLKTRRCVEKYMEYSERFLQERKAEQQWQPRSRSSPLSFGMIQLITSFVILLSSMLLLQ; this is encoded by the exons ATGTCACG GGCCATGATGGGGAGGTTGTGTGAGATGGCTCTTATATCCCTTCTTATTGTGTTTCTCCTGAGCACTGACTCGACATGGGCTAAAAAGGGTACTGGGAAGAAAACCTCATCCTTCAGCAACAAGGGGAGCACAAATTCCAAACCATCCAGCTCTAAGCCACAGAGTCCTAATCGCAACACCAATCCATATCCATCTGGGGGAAGTTACCCGTATCCAGGAACTGGCAACTCTAATCCAGGAGGATATCCCAGACAAAACCCAGGAGGTTATCCCAACCAGAATCCTGGTAGAGCCAGTCCTGGAGGTTATCCCAACCAGAATCCTGCAGGTGGCTATCCAGCCGCTGGGGGGTATCCTAACCAGAACCCTGCAGGTGGCTATCCAGCCGCTGGGGGGTATCCTAACCAAAACCCAGGGAGAGGGAATTATCCAAATCAGTATCCACCTGCTGGAGGCTACCCAGCAGCAGGTGGCCATCCAAACCAATATCCAGGCAGAGCTGGTACCAACCAAGGAGGATATCCTAATCAGTACCCTGGTGCAGGAGGCTACCCAGCTGGAGGAGGTCATCCACAGCAGTATCCAGCTGCTGGGGGTTACCCAGCAGGTGGCTATCCTAATCAAAGGTCCCCTTACCAGTACCCAGCAGCAGGTGGTTACCCAGTCAGAGGTGGAAGCACAGGACAAGGTTGGGGTCAGCCTGGTGCATACCCAGGGGGTTACCCTGGTGGAGCAGTTGGAGGTTACCCTAACTGGAACCCAAATAATAAGATCCTCAGTCCTGGCTATGGTGGAGGAGGCTATGGGTATGGTGGTTATGGTCATGGGATGGGAGGGTCTGCTTTTTCTCGATCTGTGCAGAGTATGGGATACAAACCCAAGTCTTCAGGTTTTGCCAAGAAAGCCATGGTCGCAGCAGGCGTTGGTGCTGTGGCTGGCATGGCCGTTGGCTATGGACTGGGGCGCTTTCCTCGACCACATTTCAGTTTTCGCAGCCCTCAAGAAGAGTACTACTACAACAACTACATGTACCATCGTTATGGCACCCAGTCCACAGATAATAAAGACTTTGGCCGTGATTATGTCTACCAGCCCCCACCACGGGCAGAGTCTTTTGAGAACTTCATGGGTCGCTGTATGAATAGCACTAACCTTCTGAAAGATCAGGGCAGCAGCTCTACCACTCCTAAAAGTCAGGATGGAGGTGATGAGGAAGATGACACTGTCAGCATTGAGGAGATTGGATACCCAGCCCTAATTGAGCAACTGAAGACCCGACGCTGTGTTGAGAAGTACATGGAATACTCTGAGCGTTTTCtgcaggaaagaaaagctgagCAACAGTGGCAGCCTCGTAGTCGCAGCAGCCCCCTGAGTTTCGGGATGATTCAGCTTATCACCTCCTTTGTCATTCTACTGTCCAGCATGCTCCTTCtccagtaa
- the LOC124051664 gene encoding prisilkin-39-like isoform X2, which yields MSRAMMGRLCEMALISLLIVFLLSTDSTWAKKGTGKKTSSFSNKGSTNSKPSSSKPQSPNRNTNPYPSGGSYPYPGTGNSNPGGYPRQNPGGYPNQNPGRASPGGYPNQNPAGGYPAAGGYPNQNPAGGYPAAGGYPNQNPGRGNYPNQYPPAGGYPAGGGHPQQYPAAGGYPAGGYPNQRSPYQYPAAGGYPVRGGSTGQGWGQPGAYPGGYPGGAVGGYPNWNPNNKILSPGYGGGGYGYGGYGHGMGGSAFSRSVQSMGYKPKSSGFAKKAMVAAGVGAVAGMAVGYGLGRFPRPHFSFRSPQEEYYYNNYMYHRYGTQSTDNKDFGRDYVYQPPPRAESFENFMGRCMNSTNLLKDQGSSSTTPKSQDGGDEEDDTVSIEEIGYPALIEQLKTRRCVEKYMEYSERFLQERKAEQQWQPRSRSSPLSFGMIQLITSFVILLSSMLLLQ from the exons ATGTCACG GGCCATGATGGGGAGGTTGTGTGAGATGGCTCTTATATCCCTTCTTATTGTGTTTCTCCTGAGCACTGACTCGACATGGGCTAAAAAGGGTACTGGGAAGAAAACCTCATCCTTCAGCAACAAGGGGAGCACAAATTCCAAACCATCCAGCTCTAAGCCACAGAGTCCTAATCGCAACACCAATCCATATCCATCTGGGGGAAGTTACCCGTATCCAGGAACTGGCAACTCTAATCCAGGAGGATATCCCAGACAAAACCCAGGAGGTTATCCCAACCAGAATCCTGGTAGAGCCAGTCCTGGAGGTTATCCCAACCAGAATCCTGCAGGTGGCTATCCAGCCGCTGGGGGGTATCCTAACCAGAACCCTGCAGGTGGCTATCCAGCCGCTGGGGGGTATCCTAACCAAAACCCAGGGAGAGGGAATTATCCAAATCAGTATCCACCTGCTGGAG GCTACCCAGCTGGAGGAGGTCATCCACAGCAGTATCCAGCTGCTGGGGGTTACCCAGCAGGTGGCTATCCTAATCAAAGGTCCCCTTACCAGTACCCAGCAGCAGGTGGTTACCCAGTCAGAGGTGGAAGCACAGGACAAGGTTGGGGTCAGCCTGGTGCATACCCAGGGGGTTACCCTGGTGGAGCAGTTGGAGGTTACCCTAACTGGAACCCAAATAATAAGATCCTCAGTCCTGGCTATGGTGGAGGAGGCTATGGGTATGGTGGTTATGGTCATGGGATGGGAGGGTCTGCTTTTTCTCGATCTGTGCAGAGTATGGGATACAAACCCAAGTCTTCAGGTTTTGCCAAGAAAGCCATGGTCGCAGCAGGCGTTGGTGCTGTGGCTGGCATGGCCGTTGGCTATGGACTGGGGCGCTTTCCTCGACCACATTTCAGTTTTCGCAGCCCTCAAGAAGAGTACTACTACAACAACTACATGTACCATCGTTATGGCACCCAGTCCACAGATAATAAAGACTTTGGCCGTGATTATGTCTACCAGCCCCCACCACGGGCAGAGTCTTTTGAGAACTTCATGGGTCGCTGTATGAATAGCACTAACCTTCTGAAAGATCAGGGCAGCAGCTCTACCACTCCTAAAAGTCAGGATGGAGGTGATGAGGAAGATGACACTGTCAGCATTGAGGAGATTGGATACCCAGCCCTAATTGAGCAACTGAAGACCCGACGCTGTGTTGAGAAGTACATGGAATACTCTGAGCGTTTTCtgcaggaaagaaaagctgagCAACAGTGGCAGCCTCGTAGTCGCAGCAGCCCCCTGAGTTTCGGGATGATTCAGCTTATCACCTCCTTTGTCATTCTACTGTCCAGCATGCTCCTTCtccagtaa